ATACTGTGAATTCTTAGTCGCTCTTAGAAACTGGGGTGAGGTGTCATCGATTCGAAATGTTTAAATTAATTCAACCACTTAAAGACCATTCAAactccatcaagaaaaagatgTTGCACTACGATTATTTGCTTCAACAGTAACCCCACTTCCCATTAGTGGATTATAAATATTACCAAAACAAATATAGATGCAACGTTCCACTAAGAATGTGTGATCGATGTCACCTTCTAATCTAACTTTAAACAATTATGGCTAACTTTTCAATTACTGAAACATCCGCTTCGGACAGGAACTCCTGCTTCACCTCTTCCATTAAAAATACTAAGCTCCAATTCAAGTTTATAAGAATCCATtttggaaaagaagagaaagttcCACTAATCTTTGTCTGCTCTCGTCATATTAGAGTTGGGTTTCTCTATATATGAACGAACCAGAGCTATTGACATTGCCAAATTAGAAAGGCCTTCAACTTCAGAGCGGATTTGCTGTTGTCACTTCGCCTTGTTTACTTTCTTGTCACTTGCTTTTGACCTGGGGAAAGCCATGGACATTCTCCGTTTCTCGTGCGGCATTCTCGGTACCGCGTTTCACATTCCAATTTCTGCATTATTTTTTGTCTTTCGATTCCGTCCTCTTTCGTCACTTCACTTGTTCTCAGCTTTAATGTCGCACGCTTTCCCTGTTTCCAATATAGGAAATGCAGTCGGTCTGTTCCTTTTCTTGGCGCCTATGTAAGTCACAGTGTATCTGTTTGCTAAGTTATCATCCCATCTTCTTCACTAAAACTTGTGAAGTTGCATAATTATTCTAGGACCACGTTCAAGAGGATCGTGAGGAGGCGGTCAACGGAGCAGTTCTCAGGCATCCCTTACATAGTAACTCTTCTTAGTTGCAGCCTCTCCACTTGGTGAGTTCTATAAGATTCGTAAAAATTAGCACAATGTTACTAAGGCACTAACCGGCTTGATTTTCTATCTAATTATCTAAACTCGTGGGAATCTCTCTATACTTGAAATGGCTAAATGATTTCACAGGTATGGGCTACCATTCGTATCTCCGGACAACCTTCTGGTATTAATCATTAGTGGCATAGGAGTTGTGATTGAGCTCACGTATGTTTGGATCTTCATCACATACGCACCAAAGAAGGAGAGTCAAAAGATCATGGGACTCTCTGGTCTTGCTCTGATTCTTGTCTTAACATTTGCCTTTGTCTCCCTCTTCGCCCTGCATGGCAAGACCCGGAAACTCTTCTGTGGCATCATGCTCGACATTTTCTCTATCCTTACGTATGCTTCACCTCTATCAGTCATGGTAAGAACTACTGTATTGTtagatataaaatatatttcgcACTATATTCTGAcagtttaagcttttgagtaaaGGATTATGCACTCAATTTAGATCTAGAATGCATCTTACATCTTAGAacatgtcatcatcaaaagGATATGTGGGCTAGaatcaaaagttcaaagtgTATTTGAATTATACAATTGGTTTCATCTGTTCCAGTTGGTTCATACAGATGTTGGTGATTAAGACGAAGAGCGTGGAGTTCATGCCTTTTTTGTTATCGTTGTCCTCCTTCTTATGCGGCATCTTTTGGCTCGCATATGGCCTTCTTAGTCAGGACCCCTTTCTCATCGTAAGCATTCACCTTATATCGTAATTGAGTGAATGTGTAAAGTGAGTATTCGAACTATGTTAGGTAATGACTTGGTTTATTTGAACTCGATGGTTATAAGAAGATCTTCGTAATGGCGTTGCAGGTGTCCAATGGACTGGGGACTGGACTAGGGATTGCCCAACTGATCTTGTATGCAATGTATGGCAAGAACCAGAGTCAAACAAAAAACGAGGTTAGGGATGAATTCGGGGAGATGGATCTTGAAAAGACAGGTCAAAATGAAGAAACGGAGTTGCCACACTCAAGCTTCACCGCTTCTAGCAAAAACTGACCAGCTTTCTTGAATGTATTATCATTCGAAATTAAGTGGTGACGGACTTAAGTGATGAGGTTATCACCTCAATGAGATTTGACAAAGatcatctttccttttcattcccTCTTCTATTTTTCGGGTTTTGACTTTTATCCTATAGAATTCGCCTTCCTTACTCTCCTCAGTACATCAGCTGTGAGACAACTCAAGTGTTGCCTTATTTGTGAAAGGCCTTCACTGGTTCATAAGTCATGTTCACCTCAAAATGGTCACTACATTTTATGGTTATTCAAAATGCACCTTTTCAAAATTGGCACATGTGGGAGGTCGTTACAGTCTCTCCCTCCTTAAACACTCAACCCCCACTACTATCATTGATAATTAACTCACAATCCACACCCCCCCCCCTTCTCTCAACGATGGCGACGAGTTCCTACTAAGATGGACGTGTGATTTGTTTTAAAAAGTTCTCACATCGGAGAAGGTGTTTTGTgaaatagttaatatatcatagttaGTTCATAATTCATTGGTTAAGCTTTTGAGCGAATGTGAGTCTAATCGGATATATTCACGAGCTTGAACTTAGACTTCCCTTTGGTGATCTCTCCATGTGAAAGATATCAAGTTTCTACCACACGCTACCAAATAAATGATACTAGATCGATGGTAATTTGGTAGGACTCTAGTCTTttcgtgtttggtaaatatcTCAAGTAAGTAATCTCAGGACCAACGTGGCTTCCAAGCAATCTTGATGGTTTGGTCCAGTGAAAGAAACTTGGTGGGCATGTGGTGTAGTAACACGTCTCAATGGCAATCTTCATTTTCAAACTAGAGAAAGAGATCGGGGATGAAGGTGAACATTAGGGATTCAAATTGAGATGGAAAATGATACCTTAATTAAGAAG
Above is a window of Eucalyptus grandis isolate ANBG69807.140 chromosome 9, ASM1654582v1, whole genome shotgun sequence DNA encoding:
- the LOC120288036 gene encoding bidirectional sugar transporter SWEET1-like isoform X1: MDILRFSCGILGNAVGLFLFLAPMTTFKRIVRRRSTEQFSGIPYIVTLLSCSLSTWYGLPFVSPDNLLVLIISGIGVVIELTYVWIFITYAPKKESQKIMGLSGLALILVLTFAFVSLFALHGKTRKLFCGIMLDIFSILTYASPLSVMMLVIKTKSVEFMPFLLSLSSFLCGIFWLAYGLLSQDPFLIVSNGLGTGLGIAQLILYAMYGKNQSQTKNEVRDEFGEMDLEKTGQNEETELPHSSFTASSKN
- the LOC120288036 gene encoding bidirectional sugar transporter SWEET1-like isoform X2, with the translated sequence MSHAFPVSNIGNAVGLFLFLAPMTTFKRIVRRRSTEQFSGIPYIVTLLSCSLSTWYGLPFVSPDNLLVLIISGIGVVIELTYVWIFITYAPKKESQKIMGLSGLALILVLTFAFVSLFALHGKTRKLFCGIMLDIFSILTYASPLSVMMLVIKTKSVEFMPFLLSLSSFLCGIFWLAYGLLSQDPFLIVSNGLGTGLGIAQLILYAMYGKNQSQTKNEVRDEFGEMDLEKTGQNEETELPHSSFTASSKN